The Archangium primigenium genomic interval GGTTCATCCGCGCGAACGAGTGGCTGAAGCGCACGGCCTCGGCCTCGATGCCGTTCATGAGGATGACGCGCACCCGGGTGAAGGCGTCGTCGTCCAGCTTGCCGTAGGTCCGGCGGGTGAGGTCCTTCCAGGTGAACTTCTGGCGATCCAGCGGAACGCCCTTCTCCCTCAAGAGATCCAAGCCCACGTCCGGCTCCTTCGCGCACCGGCACCACGGAGGGCCGAAAGGGCCCCCCGCACCGAGCGCGTGTCGCCGCACAAATTCGGGACAGCAAGCATCTCCGGCAACGTGGACTCCGGACCCATGACGACAGGCCGCCTGCCCGGTACGGCGGGCCTAGCGCGCGACGGCGTGGCTCAGGGCGCGGTGCACGGCCTCGAGCGCCTTGCGGGCCTCGAGCAGCTCGGCGCGCTCGGCGGTCAGCGAGGCGACCTGCTGGGCGAGCACGTCGCGCTCACCCTGGAGGGTGTCCACGGTGCGGCGCAGGGTGGCGGTCTCCTCCTGCACGATCTCCAGCTCCCCGGCGAGCCGCTCCTCCTCGGAGAGGCTGTCGGCGAGGGCCTTCTTGGCCTCGACCACGGCGCTCTCCAGGGTGGCGCGCTCCTCGGCGGCGGCCTGCATGGCCTGACGCGCCTCCTGCAGGGACAGGAGGGCCTCGTCGCGCTCGCCCTCCAGCGAGGACAATTCGCGCTCCAGGTCGGCCAGGAGCTTCACCCGGCCCTCCACCTCGCTGGCCAGGCGCCGCGCCTCGTCCATGCGCAGGCGGGCCTCCTCGGTGGCCTTCTCCGACTGGCGCCGAGTGACTTCCAGGTCCTGGGTGAGCGAGAGGTTGAGGGCCTTGAAGCGGGTGAGCTCGGCCTGGAGGGTGGAGATGCGCTCCACGGCGCGCAGGCCCGCCTCGGCGACGCTGGCCGGCAGGGGCTCGGGGCGGGGGTTCTCGCGCACCGCCTTGAGGCGCTCCTTGAGGCGCTCGCGCCGGGCGTGCGTGTCCATCTCCTCGCGGGCCGGGACCGGGGCGGGCGGCGCGGGCGTCTGCACCTCCACCTCGTGCACGGGGGGCTCGGCGCGGGCCACGGGGGCGGCGGCCGGAGCGGCGGCCGGAACCGAGGCGACCGAGGCCACGGCCGACACGTCCGCGTCACGCGCCTGCTGCTCGGCGGAGGCGCGCAGGGCGGCGTCCAGCACCTCGGAGGCCGTGGGCCGCGGGGCGCGCGAGCGCTCGATGCGGGCGCGCACCTCGGCGGACAGGTCCTGGGCGGCCGTGCTCGGGGCGTCGTCCGCCTCGGGGAGGCGCGGCTCGGCGAGGGCCTCCGGCTCCCGGGCCGACTCGGCCTCCGAGGCCTCCTCGGACGCCGCGGGGTCCACGACACCGGTGAAGGCGCCCAGCCGCAGGCGCGGCTTGGCACGGGACACGTTCTGCTCGAAGGCCTTCTTCATTGGACGGACTTGATAGCGGAAGGGGTGTGGGGGTCGTCAACCGGCCTGCTTCGCATCCGTACCGCTACCGGGTGTCGCGCCCGCCCGCAAGCGCGGAAGCACATGCTGGATGAGGGCCTCGATGTCCGTGGCCCCCTTGGAGCCGGGGTCCGCCACGAAGATGGGGCGGCCCTCGCTGGCGGCCTGGGCGAACTTCGTGCACTGCCGGATGATGGTGGGCAGCAGGAACTCCGGGTAGTGCGTCTGCAGCGCCTCCAGGGCCTCCTTGGCCAGCCGGAAGGTGGCGTTGAAGGAGTTGACCACGATGAACACGTGGTCCAGCACGTGGTTCAAGTCCTCGTCCAGGCCCTGCACCGTCTCGAAGAGCAGCTTGAGGCCGTGAAAGGACAGGAAGTCGGCCAACACGGGGACGAACAGGTCGTTGGCCGCCATGAGGGCGTTGAGGTTGAGCAGGCCGAAGGAGGGCGGCGCGTCGAAGACGATGACGTCGTAGCGGCCCTCCACTTCCTTGAGGGCGTTTCTCAGCTTGAACTCGCGCCCCGCCATGGGCATGAGCGCCAGGTCCACCGTGGACATGGTGAGGTTGGAGGGCACGAAGTCCAGGTTGGGCAGGCTCGTCTTCTGGATGACCTCGGACAGGGGCGCCTTGCGCACCAGGACGTTGAGCAGCGTCTGGTCGAAGTCCTCGCCCTCGTAGCCCAGGCACTTGGTGGCGTGGCCCTGGCTGTCCAGGTCGATGATGAGCACCGAGTAGCCCAGCTCCGCCAGCCGCCACGCGTAGGACGTGGACAGGGACGTCTTGCCCGTGCCGCCCTTGAAGTTGAGGAAGAGCTGCTTTCTGCGGCCCATGGGCTCCGGGAAGCGCCCGTGCTGCTCGCGCAGCGCCCACACCTCGGCCCCCGTGTAGCTGTCCTGCTTGAGCGCCGGAGTGATGGACTTCAGCGGCAGGCCGAGCAGCTCGGCGACCTGCTTGGGACTGTACGTCGGCGCATCCATGAGAACCCTTCAAGAACCCTTCGCCAACCTGGGACGGGGGTCATACCTTGCCTCAAGAGGCGAAGTATTTGTGACCTCTGCGCACGACCGAGCCCCTGGCCACCAACAGGGCGAGCGCCTCCTGGGCCAATTCGGGCGTGGACCGGATGCTGGTGGCCAGTTCTCCCAGGGACCGCCCCCGGATGGCCACGCGGATTTCCGCCAACAGGGGAGCACACAACGCTTCCACGGGCGAGGGGGCGGCGCGCACGGTGGGACGGGGTGCGACCGCGGCGGCCGGGGTAGGCACGGGGGCGGCCTTGGGTGGGGCGACCGGAGCCGGTGCAGGTGCCGGGGCGAGCGCGACGGCGCGCGGGGGCGCCACCCGGGGCGTGAGCGTGGCCCGCACGGGGTGCACGGGCAGCGTGGCGAGCCGGCGGATCTCCCGGCGGCGGCGGCCCTCGTCCAGCTCCACCACCGCGGACACGTCCTGGCCGAGGATGCGGCCCAGGCTCTGCGCGGCGGCGCGGCGCACGCGCACCTCGGAGTCCTTGAGGGCCTCGAGCAGCAGGGTGCGCGCGGACTCGCCGCTGCCCGCGCCGAGCGCCAGGGCGGCGAGGCTGCGCACCTCGACGTCCGGGTCGTGGATGGCCTCCTCGCCCAGGCGCCGCGAGTTCTCCCCCTCCAGGCCGAGCGCCAGGAGCGAGGCGCGCCGGCGCACGCCCCGGTCCGGGTCCTTCACCGCCTGGGCCAGGTGCGGCGCGGCCTCCTGGGGCGAGAGCGACAGCAGCGCCTTGAGCGCGGCGATGCGCACCTCGGGCACCCGCGAGGAGAGCAGCGGGGACACCACCGAGGCGCCCTGCTCCTTGCCCACCTCGGCGAAGGCCGCCAGGAGCGCCACCTGCACGCTGGGCGTGTCCTCGGCGTGCAGGGCGCTGGCCAGGGCGGGCGCGGCGGCCGGCTGGCCCAGGGCCTTGAGCCGCTCGGCGGCGCGCACGCGCGAGGTGGCGTCCGGCGCGGACAGCTCGCGCACGGAGAAGCCGAACAGCGACTCGTCCCCGGCGCCCGTGCCGGACAGCTCCGCGAGCTGCCCGGCGCTCACCGCGAGCCGCCCCTCCTGCTGCAGCCGCCACGCGTGCTGCACCACGGACGAGGCCGACGCCCCGGCCGCCGGCGCGCCCACCGTGGCCAGCGCGGGCACCGCCACGGGCACGGGGACGGGCACCGGCACCGGCGCGGCGACCCCCTCGGCCGCCGCCGGAGCGCGCGCCGCCTCCACCGCCGAGGGCCAGGGGTACTTGGGCCCGGGCCCCGACTGTCCGGGCCGCTCGAGCACCTCGCTGCGCAGCTGGGAGATGAAGGACGCCAGGTCGATCCCCAGCCCGTCCTCGTCGTCTTCGTCCCGCTCGGGCCGCCCCGAGGCGCGGATGCGGCTGGCCTCCAGGAGCTTGCCGAGCAGCTGGCCGCGCTCGGTGCGCAAGGCCTGGTTGACGCGGGTGAGCTCCTCGCGCTCGGTGCCCACGCGGCCCATGCGCACCTCCATCTGCGCCAGCTCGCTGCGCAGCTCCAGCTCGCGCTGCTCGGACAGCGCCACCTCGCGCTTGAGGTGCTCCAGCTCCGCGCGCGTGGACGTCAGCTCGTGATGGAGCTGTTCCGCACGGGCCTCGAAATAGACAATCTTCTCGAGTGCGCTTCTGAGCAGCGCGTCCGGACGCTCGTCACTCACGGCCTGAAATGCCCTCCCTCGTCACTGCGGGGCCCCTCGGTGGGCCGTGCGTGCCTGGGAAACACGCGCGGCGCCGGGTCCCGAGCGGATAACCCCCGGGAGGGCGCACCCTATGCCACAATTTCGAGCGAGGTAAACCCCTGAAATGGTTGAGACTTTCCCCCGAGCCAGGGTCCACGGGGGATTGACAACGGCGCCGGGGCCGAATTCTCGGCCTCGGCGCATGTCCCGCGCGGACTACCAGGGGCTGTTGCCGCTCAGCTCCGCCGGGGTCGGCGTGGAGAGCTTGGGGCTGCTCAGACCCTGGAGCAGGGACATGCCCGTGCCGCCGAAGGTGTTCACGCCCGCGCCGAAGGACTCCATCATGCCCTGGCCCACCTTGCCGTGCCGGAAGCTCTGGAAGGCGTCCTGGGCGAAGGTGCCCGCCTCGTTGAAGTGCGCGGTGCCCTGCGACATCTGGCCCGAGCTCACCTGCTGCAGGTTGTTCATCACGCTGTGGTGCGAGGCGGGCGAGATGCCGAAGCCCGTGCGCTGCAGGGCGTTGTTCACGCCGCCCACCAGCGAGCCGTAGAAGCTCGGGTTCTGCTGCGCCTGCTGGGAGATCTGCGGCCGCATCTGGCCGGCGAGCGACGGGTTGGCCAGGTGCGGGTTGACCGTCCGGGGCGAGAAGGACGAGGCGCCGGGGCTGAACCCGCCCGGCTTGTTCGTCGGGAGGAGGTCGGCCTTGGGGGCCGTCAGGGTCTGCGTGGGCGACTTGGGGGCGTCGAGGGAGGAACCAGACTTGGGGGAGATCGGCGAGGAGGAGAAGCCCTTGATCTTCATGGTCGTGTCCTTTGCGGGAAGCGCGGTGGGGTTCCGCCCTTGCGATGACAGGGGAGACTGCACCGCCCGTGCCAGCCCCACCGCCCCCTCGGTCCCCGCGTCCTCCTCGTGATTCCGGGGGTTTACGAAGCGGTGGCCCGCACTCCGGGTGGTGACAACAGTCATCGCCTGGTGACGTGCGTCCCCATCCTCCGGGTGACGGACCCCCCGGGACTGCGCTTCACTGCGGGGCATGACTCCTCAAGATGCCCAGCGGGTCCTCTCCGAGACGGACGTGGTGCCGTGCCGGGAGCTGCCCCTCGCCGACGCCCGACGCCTCGTGGACACGTGCCTCGCCGAGGGCCTGCCCGCGCTCGTCCACCGCGAGGCGTGCAGCAAGCCCTCCTGCTCTCCGAAGTTCCAGGTGCTCGTGCGCCCCGAGGACGCGCCCCGGGTGGAGGCCCTGCTCCAGCGCCACTGGCGCGACAGCCTCGCGCGCGAGGGCCTGGTGCCCGCGGGGGCCGCGCTGCTCGCGGTGCCCGACGAGGGGGAGCTGCCCTGCCCCGCCTGTGGCACGGCCGCGCCCCTCCAGGAAGGCGCCTGCTCCGACTGCGGCCTGCAACTCGAATGACCCCGCCCCGGCTCCTGGCCTTCCTCCTGTCGCTGCCCCTCTGGCTGGCGTTCACGCTGCGCCTCATCCTGTTCTTCAAC includes:
- a CDS encoding extensin-like protein: MKKAFEQNVSRAKPRLRLGAFTGVVDPAASEEASEAESAREPEALAEPRLPEADDAPSTAAQDLSAEVRARIERSRAPRPTASEVLDAALRASAEQQARDADVSAVASVASVPAAAPAAAPVARAEPPVHEVEVQTPAPPAPVPAREEMDTHARRERLKERLKAVRENPRPEPLPASVAEAGLRAVERISTLQAELTRFKALNLSLTQDLEVTRRQSEKATEEARLRMDEARRLASEVEGRVKLLADLERELSSLEGERDEALLSLQEARQAMQAAAEERATLESAVVEAKKALADSLSEEERLAGELEIVQEETATLRRTVDTLQGERDVLAQQVASLTAERAELLEARKALEAVHRALSHAVAR
- a CDS encoding HEAT repeat domain-containing protein, with product MSDERPDALLRSALEKIVYFEARAEQLHHELTSTRAELEHLKREVALSEQRELELRSELAQMEVRMGRVGTEREELTRVNQALRTERGQLLGKLLEASRIRASGRPERDEDDEDGLGIDLASFISQLRSEVLERPGQSGPGPKYPWPSAVEAARAPAAAEGVAAPVPVPVPVPVAVPALATVGAPAAGASASSVVQHAWRLQQEGRLAVSAGQLAELSGTGAGDESLFGFSVRELSAPDATSRVRAAERLKALGQPAAAPALASALHAEDTPSVQVALLAAFAEVGKEQGASVVSPLLSSRVPEVRIAALKALLSLSPQEAAPHLAQAVKDPDRGVRRRASLLALGLEGENSRRLGEEAIHDPDVEVRSLAALALGAGSGESARTLLLEALKDSEVRVRRAAAQSLGRILGQDVSAVVELDEGRRRREIRRLATLPVHPVRATLTPRVAPPRAVALAPAPAPAPVAPPKAAPVPTPAAAVAPRPTVRAAPSPVEALCAPLLAEIRVAIRGRSLGELATSIRSTPELAQEALALLVARGSVVRRGHKYFAS
- a CDS encoding ParA family protein — encoded protein: MDAPTYSPKQVAELLGLPLKSITPALKQDSYTGAEVWALREQHGRFPEPMGRRKQLFLNFKGGTGKTSLSTSYAWRLAELGYSVLIIDLDSQGHATKCLGYEGEDFDQTLLNVLVRKAPLSEVIQKTSLPNLDFVPSNLTMSTVDLALMPMAGREFKLRNALKEVEGRYDVIVFDAPPSFGLLNLNALMAANDLFVPVLADFLSFHGLKLLFETVQGLDEDLNHVLDHVFIVVNSFNATFRLAKEALEALQTHYPEFLLPTIIRQCTKFAQAASEGRPIFVADPGSKGATDIEALIQHVLPRLRAGATPGSGTDAKQAG